Proteins co-encoded in one Meiothermus sp. genomic window:
- the mtnN gene encoding 5'-methylthioadenosine/S-adenosylhomocysteine nucleosidase has protein sequence MVALFAAEGLEAQALRRLLSLKEVLDGPWIIHQGTLGRYPVVLVETGVGKVAASAAVAYAKVRFNPAQAFWVGVAGALNPELKTMDLILAQDAVQYDVDITAFGRAPGELATGERFIPADAGLTSKVLRTAQSLGLPIRLGRIASADRFLAHRNEAEEVRRVFAADAVEMEGAAALWTAKRLGLPMALLRAITDQAGSEAPIAFETFLEGASERLAQLIGQVLSS, from the coding sequence ATGGTTGCTCTGTTCGCCGCCGAAGGCCTCGAGGCCCAGGCTTTGCGCCGCTTGCTAAGCCTAAAAGAGGTCTTGGATGGCCCCTGGATCATCCACCAGGGGACGCTGGGACGCTACCCTGTGGTGCTGGTCGAAACCGGGGTGGGCAAGGTGGCCGCCTCGGCCGCGGTGGCCTACGCCAAGGTTCGATTTAACCCTGCGCAGGCTTTCTGGGTGGGGGTGGCTGGGGCTTTGAACCCCGAGCTCAAAACAATGGACCTCATACTGGCCCAGGACGCCGTACAGTACGACGTGGATATCACGGCTTTCGGACGCGCCCCAGGCGAGCTGGCCACCGGCGAACGCTTTATCCCCGCCGATGCCGGCCTCACCTCCAAAGTCTTGCGCACGGCTCAGTCCCTGGGCCTGCCCATCCGCCTGGGGCGCATTGCCAGCGCCGACCGCTTTCTAGCCCACCGCAACGAGGCTGAGGAGGTGCGACGGGTATTCGCCGCCGACGCGGTCGAGATGGAGGGGGCCGCGGCTTTGTGGACGGCCAAACGCCTGGGCCTGCCCATGGCCCTGCTGCGGGCCATTACCGACCAGGCAGGCAGCGAGGCTCCCATCGCTTTTGAAACCTTTTTAGAAGGCGCCTCCGAACGTCTGGCACAGTTAATCGGCCAGGTCTTGAGCAGTTAG